From the Caldicellulosiruptoraceae bacterium PP1 genome, the window CATTTAAAGCCACCAATAAAACCATTACCTTTTCCAAATGAAAGACTATATCCATACAAAACCCATTCAATACTTATTAATGCAACTGTTACAAAGCACATTGTAAATGTTGAAAGTAAATTCTTTCTTCTCACCATACCACCATAGAAAAGACCAACTGCTGGAGTCATTAGCATAACTAATGCAGATGAAATCAAAACCCATACAATATCAGCACTATTCATAATACAAACACCCCCAATTTTTTATTTATAGATTTTAAAACCCCTAAATGCAAAATGGGGACATACCTAAATTGGTATGCCCCCATTGGCTTAATTTGATTTTATCAAAATCAAATTCAATTGTCAATATTTTTAAGATACCATTATCTCTTTGAAAATTGTGGTGCTCTTCTTGCTTTCTTAAGACCATATTTCTTTCTTTCAACCATTCTTGGATCTCTTGTAAGATATCCAGCTTTTTTAAGAACTGGTCTTAGTGTTGGATCAGCAATAACAAGTGCTCTTGCTATACCATGTCTTACAGCACCTGCTTGACCTGTAAATCCGCCACCTTTAACTTTCGCAATTACATCAAATTTGCCTAAAGTATTTGTTAATGTTAATGGTTGTTTTACTATTATTTTTAGTGTTTCTAATGGGAAGTATGCTTCCATTTCTTTATCATTAACAGTTATCTTACCTTTTCCTGGTGTAATCCATACCTTTGCAACAGATGTCTTTCTTTTTCCTGTTGCATAATATTTAACCTGTGCCACTTTAATATCCTCCCCTTAACTTATATTTCAAGAACTTCAGGTTTTTGTGCAGCATGAGGATGATTTGGTCCTTTGTAAACCTTAAGCTTCCTCATGAATCTATCTCTTAATCTATTCTTTGGAAGCATTCCTCTAACAGCAATCTCAATAGCTTTTTCTGGATGCTTTTCTAATAGCCTACGGTAAGTTACAAATTTATAACCACCAACATATCTTGTATGGTATCTGTAACCATCATTATCAAGTTTTTTACCTGTAAGTAATACCTTTTCTGCATTTATAATTATTACATAGTCACCTGTATCAACATTGGGTGTAAAATATGGCTTATTTTTACCTCTTAATATTACAGCTACTTTTGCTGCTATTCTTCCAAGTGGTTTACCTGCAGCATCGATAACGTACCACTTTTTTTCTATCTCATTTGGTTTTGCAAGGAAGGTTTTCATCTTGCTCAGTTACACTCCTTTTAAAAATTTTTCATTTATACAATTAACTTTCTAAACTCGGGGCCTATTTCAAAACATTATTATTCTAATATATAATAATACCAGTGTCAATTAGTTGGGCAAATATTTTTATTCTCTGACTAAGGATCTACTCAACAAAAATGCAATCCATTCACGTGTAGCTGAATTTGTAAACTTCAAACTCTTTATTTCCGATTGCTTTAGAATTTTATTATCAATTGCTGCATTAATAAACTTATACGAAAAATAACTTGCACCTTCTATTTTTTTACTGCTACCTTCCTTTAGTTTTAGTGCCTTTACAACCATAACAATTGCTTGTTCAAAAGTAACATTTCCTTTTGGATTAAATATTAGATTACCCTTCTTATCTTTGAAACCTGTTATAATATTACTTTTGTAAAGTGTTTCAATCTCATCCTTTGCCCAAGAGTTTTTAATATCATTAAAAGAATATTTAGAGAATTTTTCTTTTTGTATATCCAATACCGACATCAACATTGCAGAAAATTCTTCTCGTGTTATGAAGCTTTTTGGTTTAAATGTACCATCCTTATACCCATTAATTTTTCCAATATCATAAAGATGTCTTATATACCTTTCATATTGTGATGTTGAAATATCGCTAAAAGGTTTTTCTTTTCCACTTACATCCTCTAATATCACTCTTACTGGTATAATAAACATTGATTGTGGTATTAAAATATAGTCTTTTTCATCGTTTGAAATTTTTTTATCGCTATAAAAAACCTTTAGTGAATTGTCACTTTCTCTAATAAATCCTTTTATGAAATAGTTCTTATTACTCTCATATTTTAGCTTTATAAAAATATTTTGAGAGCCTTTATAGTTGTATTCAATAGTGCATCTTGGAGATGCAAATATATATGAAAACGTTAATAATGAAATAAATATTACAATAAAAGAAATAAATTTCTTCAATTAGTCCACCTCTTTTAATATACGATTTAATAAACCTAGTATATATTCACGGGTAGCTATTTCATTTGCCGGAAACACTGACTTCTCAAAAAGCCAGCCTTTTGATGATGCTTTTTTTATTGATTCTTGGTAATTTTCTTCCACATTATTTAAATTAATACCTATATTATCTTTTACTGTTATAATATTTGATGTATAAATTTCGTAAAATCTTACCAAGATATCAACAGCTTCTTGTTTAGTTAACATATTATCTGAAGAAGAATCAATTATCCCTGCTTTTATTGCTTTTGAGACTAACATATTGTCTTTGGTAAAGCTACCTAATCGCTTATACGTGGCAAAATATACTAAATAAGTGGCCAATTCATTTCTTGTCACACCTTTTGTTGGTTGAAGTGATGCATTTGTATCATCATTATTATATCTATCTAAAAGTTCATATATGTTCATAGCATATTTACTTGTAATAATATCATTATAATAATCAGATTTCTCAAGAACAAACGCTTGTGGATTTGAAAGTTTAAAATTATAGCTACTATCTTTTTGAATATAATTTAGTAATCTATCCCATTTTGCTAAAGTCTTATTAAATAGGTTGGGATATGTTTTTTTACTTTTGATTAAACTATTTA encodes:
- the rpsI gene encoding 30S ribosomal protein S9 translates to MAQVKYYATGKRKTSVAKVWITPGKGKITVNDKEMEAYFPLETLKIIVKQPLTLTNTLGKFDVIAKVKGGGFTGQAGAVRHGIARALVIADPTLRPVLKKAGYLTRDPRMVERKKYGLKKARRAPQFSKR
- the rplM gene encoding 50S ribosomal protein L13, which encodes MKTFLAKPNEIEKKWYVIDAAGKPLGRIAAKVAVILRGKNKPYFTPNVDTGDYVIIINAEKVLLTGKKLDNDGYRYHTRYVGGYKFVTYRRLLEKHPEKAIEIAVRGMLPKNRLRDRFMRKLKVYKGPNHPHAAQKPEVLEI
- a CDS encoding S-layer homology domain-containing protein, with protein sequence MKKFISFIVIFISLLTFSYIFASPRCTIEYNYKGSQNIFIKLKYESNKNYFIKGFIRESDNSLKVFYSDKKISNDEKDYILIPQSMFIIPVRVILEDVSGKEKPFSDISTSQYERYIRHLYDIGKINGYKDGTFKPKSFITREEFSAMLMSVLDIQKEKFSKYSFNDIKNSWAKDEIETLYKSNIITGFKDKKGNLIFNPKGNVTFEQAIVMVVKALKLKEGSSKKIEGASYFSYKFINAAIDNKILKQSEIKSLKFTNSATREWIAFLLSRSLVRE